The following are encoded together in the Bacillus sp. NP157 genome:
- a CDS encoding MMPL family transporter, protein MKPLTTTARAAVFAVVSLMVCALGAWLLFGRAASPLQTDLLAMLPTTERNALAEQAVERLGKASGDRMILLVANKDDDAAKDAARELGVALGKDKVFANVLAELPPFDLEQLVTPFLPYRFHLLTGDDRAALLAPGFDAVSAIKRRLNEPFGATIGPKLGDDPFGWMQHWLDRQPWNSGTLVPEDDMLTVHRDDASYVLVVGTLAGSSYDDGVQRRALATLADAEREVLAKHPGTRVLRTGAIFYAAAARAGAERDTHVVGIASTLGIAVLLLFVFRSMRPLLIAFLSTALGVVGAVVATILVFGQLHLLTLVFGAALLGEAVDYSIQYLCARANAGAQWEPLRGVRQVKPALLLALATSLLGYALLALVPFPALRQMAVFAIAGMSVACASVFWLLPALLRKPARAPLARPFVRVALGWQRIASGRRALLAIGVLALAAIPGWMQLGHDDDIHLLISPPPSLDAQTALIRDVAGYGGGTQFWLVEGKDPEQVLQHEEALTDRLQAEHISWTGVSAMLPSQARQAQNLAAVTQGVGGPDMVARMVAGGFKPAAAEAYAAAFPGKPFTLADWKAFPAYMPFQYLWMDKGSIVVPQGDVDVARMRTVAQGLPGVSVIDKPASVSTLFGEYRGYAGLWLGAALVLVVLAFAWRYGVRGAWRVALPPTAGIVLSVAALGYLGQPLTLFHLMALMLVLGVGANYAVFLREGEPHAAHIPGAAYAGVLLSAVTALLSFGLLALSSMPALQHFGLTLLLGIGFTALLAPVSVTAPVKDHA, encoded by the coding sequence ATGAAGCCACTGACGACCACGGCCCGCGCGGCCGTCTTCGCCGTCGTTTCATTGATGGTCTGTGCGCTGGGCGCCTGGCTGTTGTTCGGCCGCGCCGCCTCGCCCCTGCAGACCGACCTGCTCGCCATGCTGCCGACCACCGAACGCAATGCGCTGGCCGAACAGGCCGTGGAGCGCCTGGGCAAGGCCAGCGGCGACCGGATGATCCTGCTCGTCGCCAACAAGGACGACGATGCGGCGAAGGACGCGGCACGCGAACTCGGCGTGGCGCTGGGCAAGGACAAGGTCTTCGCCAACGTGCTCGCCGAGCTGCCGCCGTTCGATCTCGAGCAACTGGTCACGCCGTTCCTGCCCTACCGTTTCCACCTGCTCACCGGCGACGACCGCGCCGCCCTGCTGGCACCGGGTTTCGATGCGGTGTCGGCGATCAAGCGCCGCCTGAACGAACCGTTCGGCGCGACGATCGGCCCGAAGCTGGGCGACGACCCGTTCGGCTGGATGCAGCACTGGCTGGATCGCCAGCCGTGGAACAGCGGCACGCTGGTGCCGGAAGACGACATGCTCACCGTGCATCGCGACGACGCCAGCTACGTGCTCGTGGTCGGAACGCTGGCGGGCTCGTCGTACGACGACGGCGTGCAGCGCCGCGCCCTGGCCACGCTTGCCGACGCCGAACGCGAGGTGCTGGCGAAGCATCCGGGTACGCGCGTGTTGCGCACCGGGGCGATCTTCTACGCCGCCGCGGCCCGCGCTGGCGCGGAGCGCGACACCCACGTGGTCGGCATCGCCTCGACGCTGGGCATCGCCGTGCTGCTGCTGTTCGTGTTCCGCTCCATGCGACCGCTGCTGATCGCCTTCCTGTCCACCGCGCTGGGCGTGGTTGGTGCGGTGGTGGCCACGATCCTGGTGTTCGGCCAGCTGCACCTGCTGACCCTGGTGTTCGGCGCCGCCCTGCTCGGCGAAGCCGTGGATTATTCGATCCAGTACCTGTGCGCCCGCGCGAACGCCGGCGCCCAGTGGGAACCGTTGCGTGGCGTGCGCCAGGTGAAGCCGGCCCTGCTGCTGGCGCTGGCGACCTCGTTGCTCGGCTACGCCCTGCTCGCGCTGGTGCCCTTCCCCGCCCTGCGCCAGATGGCCGTGTTCGCGATCGCCGGCATGTCGGTCGCCTGCGCCAGCGTGTTCTGGCTGTTGCCGGCCTTGCTGCGCAAGCCTGCGCGTGCACCGCTGGCCCGGCCCTTCGTCCGCGTCGCCCTCGGCTGGCAGCGGATCGCTTCGGGCCGTCGCGCGCTGCTGGCGATCGGCGTGCTGGCCCTCGCGGCCATCCCGGGCTGGATGCAGCTTGGGCATGACGACGACATCCACCTGCTGATCTCGCCGCCGCCCTCCCTCGATGCACAGACTGCCCTGATCCGCGACGTGGCCGGCTACGGCGGTGGCACGCAGTTCTGGCTGGTCGAAGGCAAGGATCCGGAACAGGTGCTCCAGCACGAGGAAGCCCTTACCGACCGCCTGCAGGCCGAACACATCAGCTGGACCGGGGTCAGCGCCATGTTGCCCTCGCAGGCACGCCAGGCGCAGAACCTCGCCGCCGTGACCCAGGGCGTGGGCGGCCCCGACATGGTCGCGCGCATGGTGGCGGGCGGCTTCAAGCCGGCGGCCGCCGAAGCGTATGCGGCCGCCTTCCCGGGCAAGCCATTCACCCTGGCCGACTGGAAAGCTTTCCCCGCGTATATGCCCTTCCAGTACCTGTGGATGGACAAGGGCAGCATCGTGGTGCCGCAGGGTGACGTGGACGTGGCGCGGATGCGCACGGTCGCGCAGGGCCTGCCAGGCGTCTCGGTGATCGACAAGCCCGCCAGCGTCTCCACGCTGTTCGGCGAATACCGTGGTTATGCCGGCCTGTGGCTGGGCGCCGCGCTGGTGCTGGTCGTGCTCGCCTTCGCGTGGCGCTATGGCGTGCGTGGCGCGTGGCGCGTCGCGCTGCCGCCGACCGCCGGCATCGTGCTCAGCGTCGCGGCGCTGGGTTACCTAGGCCAGCCGCTCACCCTCTTCCACCTGATGGCTTTGATGCTCGTGCTGGGCGTCGGCGCGAATTACGCCGTGTTCCTGCGCGAGGGTGAACCGCATGCGGCGCACATCCCCGGCGCCGCCTACGCCGGCGTGCTGCTGTCGGCCGTCACCGCCCTGCTTTCCTTCGGGCTTCTCGCCCTGAGTTCGATGCCCGCCCTGCAACATTTCGGCCTCACCCTGCTGCTAGGCATCGGTTTCACCGCCCTGCTCGCCCCGGTGAGCGTCACCGCACCCGTGAAAGACCACGCATGA
- a CDS encoding beta-ketoacyl-ACP synthase, producing the protein MNTSAHASRALKRVVVTGFGGITPLGHDWASIEPRLREFRNAVRRMGEWDYFDALNGRLGVPVDDFATPSHWSRKHTRSMGRVALLATAASERALADAGLLDDERIRDGRMGVAYGSSGGSIEPARTVGRMLETGSMQGVTATSYIQMMAHTTAVNVGVFFGLKGRVITTSSACTSGSQAIGYGYEAIQQGKQQLMLCGGAEELSGPGAAVFDTLFATSTRNDTPGLTPRPFDGKRDGLVVGEGAATLVLEEYEHAVARGARIYAEVIGFGTNSDGAHITQPTRETMAAAMRMALDDAGIAASEVGYVSAHGTATDRGDVAESHATHDVLGGAVPISSMKSYVGHTLGACGALESWWAIEMMRRGWFAPTINLDAPDAECAALDYLTGEGREIQTDIVMNNNFAFGGINTSLIFRAHR; encoded by the coding sequence ATGAACACCTCGGCACACGCCAGCCGCGCCCTGAAGCGCGTCGTCGTCACCGGCTTCGGCGGCATCACGCCGCTGGGCCACGACTGGGCTAGCATCGAGCCGCGCCTCCGCGAGTTCCGCAATGCGGTGCGGCGGATGGGCGAATGGGATTACTTCGATGCATTGAACGGCCGCCTCGGCGTGCCGGTGGACGATTTCGCCACGCCCTCGCACTGGTCGCGCAAGCACACCCGTTCGATGGGCCGCGTCGCGTTGCTGGCCACCGCGGCAAGCGAACGCGCACTCGCCGATGCCGGGTTGCTCGACGACGAGCGCATCCGTGACGGACGCATGGGCGTGGCCTACGGCTCGTCCGGCGGCAGCATCGAACCGGCGCGCACGGTGGGCCGGATGCTCGAGACCGGCTCGATGCAGGGCGTGACCGCCACCAGCTACATCCAGATGATGGCGCACACTACGGCGGTGAACGTCGGCGTGTTCTTCGGGCTGAAGGGCCGCGTCATCACCACGTCCAGCGCGTGCACTTCGGGCAGCCAGGCGATCGGCTATGGCTACGAGGCGATCCAGCAGGGCAAGCAGCAACTGATGCTCTGTGGAGGCGCCGAAGAGCTTTCCGGCCCGGGCGCGGCCGTGTTCGATACGCTGTTCGCCACCAGCACGCGCAACGATACGCCCGGGCTCACGCCGCGGCCGTTCGATGGCAAGCGCGATGGCCTCGTCGTGGGCGAAGGCGCCGCCACCCTCGTGCTCGAGGAGTACGAACATGCCGTCGCGCGCGGCGCACGCATCTACGCCGAGGTGATCGGCTTCGGCACCAACTCCGACGGTGCGCACATCACCCAGCCCACCCGCGAAACGATGGCCGCCGCGATGCGCATGGCGCTGGACGATGCAGGCATCGCCGCGAGCGAGGTGGGGTATGTGAGCGCGCACGGCACGGCCACCGACCGCGGCGACGTCGCCGAAAGCCACGCGACGCACGACGTGCTCGGCGGCGCGGTGCCGATCAGTTCGATGAAGAGCTACGTCGGCCATACGCTGGGCGCATGCGGCGCGCTGGAATCGTGGTGGGCGATCGAGATGATGCGTCGCGGCTGGTTCGCGCCCACCATCAACCTCGACGCACCCGACGCCGAGTGCGCGGCGTTGGACTACCTCACCGGCGAAGGCCGCGAGATCCAGACCGACATCGTGATGAACAACAACTTTGCGTTCGGTGGCATCAACACATCGCTGATCTTCAGGGCGCACCGCTAA